A section of the Lineus longissimus chromosome 1, tnLinLong1.2, whole genome shotgun sequence genome encodes:
- the LOC135498857 gene encoding uncharacterized protein LOC135498857, producing the protein MSEKSYEGQVAGPEMFNYGPFCSLVIPEETPTGAIADLDGDGLMDLTLLFLYRGFKHDDLGRFVSVKYSIELMKVNLEYDFLLYPQVYMDGKVGKQGTTHVNETDVPMRQVKFLPYEKQPWTSYLGKRGNGVYNP; encoded by the exons ATGTCTGAGAAGAGCTATGAAGGCCAAGTAGCTGGACCAGAGATGTTCAACTATGGACCGTTTTGTTCACTGGTCATCCCAGAAGAAACACCAACAG GAGCAATAGCTGATCTTGATGGGGATGGCTTAATGGACCTCACCCTCTTGTTCCTCTACCGTGGATTCAAACATGACGATCTCGGCAGATTCGTGAGTGTCAAATACTCCATCGAATTAATGAAGGTTAATCTCGAGTATGACTTTTTGCTTTATCCCCAAGTGTACATGGATGGCAAAGTTGGCAAGCAGGGCACAACACATGTGAATGAGACAGATGTTCCCATGCGGCAAGTCAAGTTCTTACCCTACGAGAAACAACCTTGGACATCGTATCTGGGGAAAAGGGGAAATGGTGTTTACAATCCATAA
- the LOC135497220 gene encoding nucleolar protein 11-like, with protein sequence MAAISGSVNFCQFSSKVTDLVGIETAYDDDYVIISCRTRSVLLVNSADKKIVHNWSIKHGSSVTCPAVLGPSTSEYVTVQNDKSIRVFSKDTTLEKCKKFHASSPVHRILSNKGQDVAVVYQNGSVSSLGDVEQLSTTPRDGLVYCALTTAGKYAYVSTVHKKVDSTVEVVVNRKVGETYTEERTVTLERSGHILLATCEQCLEKRTNLLFLWSDGCLQSLPITDNIDQARILQHIPNITNNTSMIGIDSTHIALSAYHSKDAEKGIGIWDTKYGTLLAWKGYPEDCQTHKLYKHKNSLLMPCGKSVYQYHLEITPSTLSAALGSFTDSVNKTLEVSSQQPALSSWNLETEVGSSGSSEISQIMIDLKNASKANNSKKFTNALKRFLTKISKDDATHSMEVMNSAVEIWQYCIQGKDLWPSKQIIELVECKLVPSSMIDEICTAIIKRANASVVHTVIENIHDLPESLLVKALECYLRLNRDDKSEVKDSGLEDPDLVAKIDKVLSQPYSDVFLVEYLRKMDFQYVLMLLRYLYILLSGSKLFKNESELHLSRFQVVDWINLLLDAHFTQLVLSADAHTTLVKMHETVSAQVSLHDELVSLDALLSQLKEQCDIPQKKGVGMYSIEVLHVL encoded by the exons ATGGCAGCGATCAGCGGAAGTGTGAATTTTTGccaattttcttcaaaagtgACCGATTTAGTGGGGATTGAAACTGcttatgatgatgattatgtCATAATTTCGTGTAGAACAAGAAgtgttttgttagtcaat TCTGCAGACAAGAAGATTGTTCATAATTGGTCAATAAAGCATGGAAGCAGTGTAACCTGTCCTGCAGTCCTGGGACCCTCAACATCAGAATATGTCACGGTTCAGAATGACAAGTCGATCAGGGTGTTCTCCAAGGATACGAcattagaaaaatgtaaaaagtttCAT GCATCTTCTCCAGTTCATCGCATCCTGTCCAACAAAGGTCAAGATGTGGCTGTTGTGTATCAAAATGGATCTGTGTCTTCGTTAGGTGATGTTGAGCAACTGAGCACAACACCTCGTGATGGACTCGTCTACTGTGCCTTGACAACGGCAGGAAAATATGCTTATGTTAGCACCGTTCATAAAAAAGTG GATTCAACAGTCGAAGTTGTGGTTAATCGCAAAGTTGGAGAAACATATACGGAGGAGAGGACAGTGACCTTAGAAAGAAGTGGCCACATTCTGTTGGCGACATGTGAACAATGTCTGGAGAAGAGAACAAACTTATTATTTCTAT GGTCTGATGGTTGTCTCCAGTCACTTCCCATAACTGACAACATAGACCAGGCTAGGATACTTCAACATATCCCAAACATCACCAACAACACTTCTATGATAGGGATAGACTCGACCCATATAGCCCTGTCTGCCTATCATTCGAAGGACGCTGAAAAAGGCATTGGGATATGGGACACTAAATATGGCACATTATTGGCATGGAAAGGCTACCCTGAAGACTGTCAAACACATAAG CTATATAAACATAAGAATTCACTGCTGATGCCCTGTGGGAAGTCTGTTTATCAGTACCACTTGGAGATCACTCCATCAACACTCTCGGCTGCTCTGGGAAGCTTCACAGACTCGGTGAATAAGACCCTAGAGGTGAGCTCACAGCAACCAGCACTGTCAAGTTGGAACTTAGAAACAGAG GTAGGTTCGTCTGGTTCCAGCGAGATCTCACAAATTATGATAGATCTGAAAAATGCTTCAAAG GCCAACAATTCAAAGAAGTTTACTAATGCTTTGAAGAGATTTTTAACGAAAATCTCAAAAGACGATGCCACCCACAGCATGGAAGTGATGAACAGTGCAGTTGAGATTTGGCAGTATTGCATTCAAGGGAAAGATCTTTGGCCGTCGAAGCAGATTATTGAGCTGGTTGAGTGTAAACTTGTGCCATCAAG CATGATAGATGAGATATGTACTGCCATCATCAAACGTGCCAATGCCAGTGTTGTTCACACTGTGATAGAGAACATCCACGACCTGCCAGAATCTCTCCTCGTCAAGGCTCTCGAATGTTACTTGAG GTTGAACCGAGATGACAAATCTGAGGTGAAAGACAGCGGGCTGGAAGACCCAGATCTGGTGGCTAAGAT TGACAAGGTTTTATCACAACCCTACAGCGATGTGTTTTTGGTGGAATATCTCAGAAAAATGGACTTCCAGTATGTTTTG atgtTATTGAGGTACCTTTACATTCTACTCAGCGGTTCAAAATTGTTCAAGAATGAATCAGAATTACATCTCTCGAGATTTCAG GTTGTTGACTGGATTAATCTCCTCTTGGACGCACACTTCACTCAACTTGTCTTGTCAGCTGACGCCCATACAACACTTGTCAAGATGCATGAAACAGTCAGTGCTCAG GTGAGCCTCCATGATGAGCTGGTCAGCCTGGACGCCTTGCTGTCACAGCTGAAAGAGCAGTGTGATATACCCCAGAAGAAGGGAGTCGGCATGTACAGCATTGAAGTGCTTCATGTTTTATAA